From Onychostoma macrolepis isolate SWU-2019 chromosome 19, ASM1243209v1, whole genome shotgun sequence, a single genomic window includes:
- the ciarta gene encoding circadian associated repressor of transcription a produces the protein MLSPGSPSKWQVQDSLSLTPSLLYSESDQTEDELEVFSSESEAAGIVADPNPSSVANGSSQNSKLPLTFVNQRSGRAENGQTSTSSERIPTEGNLRFARKCAELHGYIRPLLELLKGLKTGRYDKGLSTFQQSVAIDRLRRIVGVLQKPDLGEKYMGTLLQLEMMLKIWFPQVRPQYRDSTPSLHNLPSRWNQDQLHIPVKKRRLSWSDSDSQGSSSSKRIHEDDRGPSPSNSSSWLSSTDTMSSELEEDSPICINQNNMTSELNLFENSKLLVRQKTSSLTATGRTSPLVIPPSATDGSSLGMQDCSVSSTTPISDPPVDTISKKDLDKSVKEEGPKKQVDAEMLNTQHFEVSNFLKE, from the exons ATGCTGTCACCGGGGAGTCCTTCCAAATGGCAAGTGCAAGATTCCCTCTCCTTGACCCCCAGTCTCCTGTACAGCGAGAGTGACCAGACGGAGGATGAACTAGAGGttttttcctctgagagcgagGCTGCAGGAATTGTGGCTGATCCAAACCCATCCTCCGTGGCCAATGGGAGCTCTCAAAATTCAAAATTGCCTCTCACCTTTGTGAACCAGAGGAGCGGTAGAGCTGAAAATGGTCAGACCTCAACATCATCTGAAAGGATTCCCACTGAGGGGAACCTGAGGTTTGCGCGCAAA TGTGCAGAGTTGCATGGGTACATCAGACCCCTGCTGGAGCTGTTGAAGGGGCTGAAAACGGGTCGATATGATAAAG GTTTGAGCACATTTCAACAGAGCGTTGCCATTGATAGACTGCGAAGGATTGTGGGTGTTCTACAAAAACCTGACCTTGG GGAGAAGTATATGGGCACTCTTCTGCAGCTGGAGATGATGTTAAAGATTTGGTTCCCTCAGGTGAGGCCTCAGTATCGGGATAGCACCCCTTCACTCCACAACCTGCCATCACGCTGGAATCAGGACCAGTTACATATTCCTGTCAAG AAACGCAGATTAAGTTGGTCAGACTCTGACTCGCAAGGATCTTCAAGCAGCAAACGCATTCATGAGGACGATCGAGGGCCGAGCCCCAGCAATAGCAGCTCATGGCTCAGCAGCACCGATACCATGTCTAGCGAACTTGAAGAAGACAGTCCGATCtgcataaatcaaaataatatgaCATCTGAACTCAATCTCTTTGAAAACAGCAAACTTCTAGTCAGGCAAAAGACAAGTTCTCTGACTGCAACAGGAAGAACATCTCCGCTTGTAATACCACCGTCAGCCACAGATGGCAGCAGCTTGGGCATGCAGGACTGTTCGGTGTCCTCTACAACTCCTATTTCAGACccaccagtagacaccattagtAAGAAAGATTTGGATAAATCTGTAAAAGAAGAAGGGCCAAAAAAACAAGTTGACGCGGAGATGTTAAACACACAACATTTTGAAgtttcaaattttttaaaagaatga